Sequence from the Paramagnetospirillum magnetotacticum MS-1 genome:
TCCTCGGCCTCTTCCTCACCAGTCTTGCCCGCCAGGACGGAGCGGAACAGGGCGGCCACCGCCACCATGTCGCAGGTCTGTGGCCACAGGCGGAAACGCTGGATTTGGCGCGCCGCCAATCCCCTCACATCCCCCAGCAGGTCCATGGTGTGATAGGACATGGTCTGGGTGCCGTTGACCGCCAGGAAGGGCACTTCGTCCAGGGTCTCCACCGCCATGCCGTCGGGATCGTCGGCGCAGACGTATTGGCAGCCGTCCTTGGACAGGTTGCGGGCCCTGGCGGCATAGCAGCGGGCCGAGATGGCCAGCGGCAGCCGTCCAAAGGCCTGTACCTCCACCTCCATGGCGGTGGAGGCGGCCAGACAGGCCACGGCATCGGCGGACAATTCGGCGGGCAGGCAGACGCGCACCGCCCCCATGGCGGCCAGCGAGGCCAGGGTGCCCTCGTTATAAATGTTGAGCAGCGGCCCGGCGACGAAGGGCCGCCCATTCATCTGCGCCGCCACCGAAATGTCGTTGGCCTCCACCAGGATGCCGTCCGTTTGCGCCAGTTCGCGGGCCTGGGCGATCTCGCGGTCGCTCATGATCAGGGCGAGCGACGACAACACCACTTCCTTGCCCGCACCGGCCAGACGCTCGACCACCTCGGGAATGAAGGGCTCGAAGAACGGCGTGCGCTTGGAGCACACCACCTCGCCCACATGGACGCTATCCACATCGGCCTCGTCGGCCACGCGGAAGTAGAAGTCGCGCAACGCTTCAGGCTTCCAGTTGAACAGAACCGGGCCGAGAGTAAGCTTCGGAATTGAGGTCATCGCCAAGCCTTCTCATAGGCGCCGGTGGTCTGCTTGCCGCCTTCGGTGATGCGGTCCAGATCGATGTCGGGCAGCGGTTTGCCCGCCATCACGGCGTCCACTCCGGCGCGGAAGGCCTGGACCACGGCGGCCACATAGGCGCGGCCGCGCTGGCGGCCCTCGATCTTGAAGGCGGTGACCCCCGCCTTGATCAGATCGGGCAGCATGGAAAGCGTGTTGAGCGAAGTGGGCTCCTCGAACAGATAGCTGGCCTTGTCATGGGCGATGAAGCGGCCCTTGCACAAGGTGGGATAGCCCGCCGCCTCGTCATGGGCAAATTTGTTGATGGTGAAGCCACCCAGTTCCGAGGTGATGCCCTGGGGGGTCTCGGTATAGCGCACCTCGCCCGCGGGCGAGCAGACGCCGTTCATGTTGGGCGACTGACCGGTTACGTATGACGACAGGGCGCAGCGTCCCTCGGCCATGACGCACAGTCCGCCGAAGACGAAGACCTCGGT
This genomic interval carries:
- the ubiV gene encoding ubiquinone anaerobic biosynthesis protein UbiV — translated: MTSIPKLTLGPVLFNWKPEALRDFYFRVADEADVDSVHVGEVVCSKRTPFFEPFIPEVVERLAGAGKEVVLSSLALIMSDREIAQARELAQTDGILVEANDISVAAQMNGRPFVAGPLLNIYNEGTLASLAAMGAVRVCLPAELSADAVACLAASTAMEVEVQAFGRLPLAISARCYAARARNLSKDGCQYVCADDPDGMAVETLDEVPFLAVNGTQTMSYHTMDLLGDVRGLAARQIQRFRLWPQTCDMVAVAALFRSVLAGKTGEEEAEDLLSDLCPGAEFANGYIHGRSGHLFIDAQG